The sequence gaatctaatgacagtaattaatcagtaattagctatagtgatgctacagtaatcatcctctaatcgcgtagtcaaatatctcattagattcttcagggccATTAGCacggggttctgaagttagttttgtaaactgactttatttgacaTTATAATTAATAGTTAAAGTTTGTTACTATTCACAAGCGCTACCATTCTTCCCAAAGCCTATCTCGCGGCCCCGGCGTCCCGCGAGCTCTAGCGCCCCTGAGaagcttccaagttccaaccaAAATATCCGACGCAGCTCCTGCTCCACCATCCCTTCCTTCTCGTACTTTCCAGAACGTTCCACCCGACACCCGTTCCCTATAAGTACCAGGAGTCCAGGACACCGCCCAGCATGTCTCCCGCCAGAGCACCGACCCGCGCACCCGCCGCCTGCCCGACGCAGCGAACTCCGCCGGATGGAGCACCCCGCGGCCGTGACGGTCAAGCAGGAGGAGCGGGAGGACGACgaagtggtggtggtgctggacgccgacggcgacgccggcgggcgagcagccgcggcgccggcgccggagccctggaggacgccgccgccggcgtctcaGGTTCCGCCGTTCCTGGCGAAGACATTCGAGCTGGTGGAGGACCCGGCGACGGACGGCGTGGTGTCGTGGGGCGCGGCGCGGAACAGCTTCGTGGTGTGGGACCCGCACGCCTTGGCGGCGGGGCTCCTCCCGCGCCGCTTCAAGCACGCCAACTTCTCCACCTTCCTCCGCCAGCTCAACACCTACGTCAGTATTTAATCGCATTTACAGTTCGTAATTACCCCTCTCCAAATGTTAGTGTTACTGTTCTTTTGCTAATCAAATCATTTTGCTGATTCTATTTGCTCATTGCTGTGTTCTTCTCGTACCTGTGCACGCGATAATGCGGTGCAGGGATTCCGCAAGGTGAGCCCGGACAGGTGGGAGTTTGCGCACGCCGACTTCCTCGCCGGCCAGCGCCACCTCCTCGCCAACATCCGCCGTCGGCACGGCGCCGCGGGAGGAGGGTCCGCGGCGTCATCGGGCGCGAATAAGACCGGCGcgagcgggagcggcggcggctgcgagagGCTGCGGCGGGACCAGGAGGCGCTGGCGCGGCTGCGGCGCGGGCAGCAGGAAGCGCGCGCGCAGCTGCTGGACATGGAGCGCCGCCTGCGGGGCACGGAAAGCCGGCAGGAGCAGTGCACGGCCTTCCTGGCGCGCGCCGTGGGGAGCCCGGGTTTCCTGGACGGCCTGCTGGCGCGCCgcagccacgccgcgccgcccgtgggGGCTGGCAGGAAGCGGCGGCTGTTCgacgccgctgccgcggccgcgccggacGTCCTCGCCTTCGAGGAGCTAGCGCTTGCGGCGGGCGCCGAGGTCGAGGCGGCGCCCGTcccgaccacggcggcggcgagccaggGCTCCAACAGCGCCGCTACCGCCACGGACATGATATGGTACGAGCTGCTCGGGGAGGAGCAGGTGGAGATCGATGCCGCGGTGGAGGAGCTCGTCGCGGCtgcggccgccgcggaggcggcCGAGCCGTGGGGGGAGATGGGcgacgaggaggtggaggagctggTGCAGCAGATTGGCTACCTGGGTTCGCCGAGCCCTTGGTCACCATGATCGCAGACCGTTCAGCAATCAGCACTCAGCAGCTACTCTATCTTAGCGGCACTGGAACTGTTGGTAGTTGGTACTGTCCTCCAGCAGCGAGCAGTGTGCCTGTGGATTGGACCATAATGGTCGTGTCTTGTGTATTAGTATCGTCGGCCTTCCTATTTGATCGTTTAGTAATTGGTTACTGATTAAGTCTGTAAACGGTCTGCTAATTCGGATTCTACTTCTGTTTTGTAGGATCCGATCCGATGTTGGATGCAGCACCCTGCTCCCGGTGGTTGATgtacttagagcatctccagtggGCCTCTCAAAATCAGCCCTCTATTTCTCCAAATAGGAGCCCATCTGTAAAAATTGAGGGTCTAAATCAGAGCTCAACTCCAGTAGACCTCTCAAATTTCGCCCTGCAAACTTGTGGGACCCGCTGGCAGCCTGATAGTTCTCGTTCTCCCCTGATGGCTTGGCTGTCCTGCGGCCGCCAAGCACGACGCCCCCGACATCTTCCCGTCGCGTCGTCCCCGACCGCCGAGCCCGGTGCCCCCGATGCCTTGCCCATCGCGCCATCGCCCGGCCGCCGAGCCCGCCGCCCCCGATGTCTTGCCCAGCCCCCGACTGCCGACCCTGCCGTAGGCGCAAAGCAgtagcagcgccgccgcaggcccccACGAGACTCGTCATCCACTACACAGGTTTGTGTGATTTTGTTTGGTCTTTAATGagttgacattcttcacattCTTCTGTACCTAAAGATCGTGAGCATAAATGTTTGTGTGGTGCTTTTCGTATTAGGCTAGCATCAGTATAGAGGATCAAATGAGCCATTAACTTTATGTTCACTGTAAATGAGAAAGCTGGAAAGGAAGAGCATCGTAGGAATTCCATGTCACTCGTGTGGAAATAATTTTAGTGCATAGCTTTGAATTTCGAATTTACAGTAAATTCAGTTTCCTTTGTGTTAAGATTTTGAATTACTGCCTCATGAACTGAGGAGGTGGAAATTGGACTTCATGCCCAGAGATTGTAACAGGCAATCGAAACTTTTGATGGATGATATAAAAGTGGGCTATTATTTCCAAATGCTTTATGCTTAACAACAACAATAAAAATTGATGATTTATGGTTGATGTCATCAATTTACAAATGCTTACATAAAAAAAGGGCTATTACTTACCGTCGACAAGCTCAGTTTTAGGAAACCACACTACTTTGAAGCTTACATCACATTCTGTAATGAGGGGATTTCACATTCTCAGCTCATGCATCCAATGGCTCCCATTCAGCACGTGAGTGAGAGTGAACTAAAGAGCCGCTGATATGGGTCCGCGATGCTACGCTGCGAGTTTCTTTCGACCAGAACATTTACATAAGCGAAGAGCAATAAAAACATCACGGGTCTGAAATTGCTGACAAGACAACAACTACAGTTACCATTTCTGGGAAAACTTATGGTGGAGTTCTGCATGGGTTTCTCTCCTAGACATGGGGCTAACAAGCCTAACAAACagataaaaacagcaaaaggaATTTGTCTTTAGGTTAGTGCTGCTGGTATTCCCCCTAAGCTGGGCCAAGGACGCTTTGCTTCCTTTAAGGCATGGCATGAACTTGCTGCTGGTTGCGAAAGAAAACAATCTCGTAGGAGAAATGTTGATATCCTGATACTAAAATGTTGGTACAAGCTATGTGTATAACTTATGTGTTTTGTTTCTATGGCAGATGTCAAGGTTTGGAAAAAAGTCTTCATCAGCGGTGGGATGAagacgacgaatctaatgacgatgaCCTCCTAATTCTTGCTGGTCTTATTGAGGGCTCAAAGAGGAACAAGCGGAAGAAGAACTTTCGTGGATCTTTGCCTGGTCGTCATAGCGTGCAGAGGGGCATCTTGGGGGGTCATGATGGTATATTCCGGGACTACTTCGCGGACCCGTGCATATACAACAACAAGCATTTCATAAGGAGGTTCCGGATGTCCAAGTCTCTCTTCCTGCGGATCGTTGCTGCAGTGGAGTCTCACGATGACTACTTCCATCAGAAGCCCAATGCCGTCAGAAGCATTTTATGAAAGCTGTTTTGTGAAAGCTGTCGTTGAAGTTTTCAGTGAACAATACCTGAGGGCCCCCAATGCCGAGGACACAGCTAGATTGA comes from Panicum virgatum strain AP13 chromosome 4K, P.virgatum_v5, whole genome shotgun sequence and encodes:
- the LOC120704884 gene encoding putative heat stress transcription factor A-6a, with translation MEHPAAVTVKQEEREDDEVVVVLDADGDAGGRAAAAPAPEPWRTPPPASQVPPFLAKTFELVEDPATDGVVSWGAARNSFVVWDPHALAAGLLPRRFKHANFSTFLRQLNTYGFRKVSPDRWEFAHADFLAGQRHLLANIRRRHGAAGGGSAASSGANKTGASGSGGGCERLRRDQEALARLRRGQQEARAQLLDMERRLRGTESRQEQCTAFLARAVGSPGFLDGLLARRSHAAPPVGAGRKRRLFDAAAAAAPDVLAFEELALAAGAEVEAAPVPTTAAASQGSNSAATATDMIWYELLGEEQVEIDAAVEELVAAAAAAEAAEPWGEMGDEEVEELVQQIGYLGSPSPWSP